A part of Crassostrea angulata isolate pt1a10 chromosome 5, ASM2561291v2, whole genome shotgun sequence genomic DNA contains:
- the LOC128184309 gene encoding uncharacterized protein LOC128184309 has protein sequence MKTLILSAICLTPFLSIFLAAVLPETTHHVTTKHVTTTPRPTPERYEQTNNFYLYDRDSKLMFELYDAGYYVQLLLRELEYYSHRNYAMCTHTNGNPPNTTFFMVYPKPDK, from the exons ATGAAAACACTCATTCTTTCTGCTATTTGTCTGACCCCATTTTTG AGCATCTTCCTTGCTGCGGTGCTACCGGAAACGACTCATCACGTGACTACAAAACACGTTACTACAACCCCGAGGCCAACCCCGGAAAGATATGAGCAAACCAACAACTTCTACCTGTACGACAGGGACAGT AAATTGATGTTTGAATTATATGACGCGGGGTATTACGTACAACTACTATTGAGGGAGCTTGAATATTACAGCCACCGAAACTATGCTATGTGTACTCACACTAATGGTAATCCACCGAACACGACTTTCTTTATGGTGTATCCCAAACCCGACAAATAA